The following proteins are co-located in the Sporolactobacillus pectinivorans genome:
- a CDS encoding ABC transporter ATP-binding protein: MIEKFGLSNFKLTFKLIWPFLLKHWPAYAGLSFTMVTRILLTIIFASFFGKITDAATRGNLVGLSRLTFLGIALLLSIILIGYLDTFFECAAIYGVKRDMKIALFRHTLLLRAETISSIRSGDFISRFDNDMNQIENMLGSRLVDLLRLPLVYLCVFIYLFHINSVLSLISWAIAPAAIAGSAVFGLLMRQNSRQINNLAGDNTQIVSETLQGFSVLRSFVLERVFFQRYTRQNHNLYHLEMKNANLRGLYYAGGQTAVSATFLASLCLGAYFVSRNQMTVGALVTFITLVDQLVYPLTGAAGNWAAFQKASGSIERIQHVFDLPLEAGRLPDPGTLPAIHPVSPQSIEFDRVSFCYKPDKPVLTYFSLSVPAGKKTAIVGFSGAGKSTLFSLLLNFYQPQSGVIRMNGHPINEMPLSELRRCIAHVPQDPTLFNGTIRDNLLLGRERSRYEIEQAAKSASIHDFIQSLPDGYDTLIGERGLLLSGGQKQRLAIARAMLKNAPILLLDEATSSLDGETEMKVKSAIDQLMAGRTTLVIAHRLSTIRNADKIVVMNKGEIVQEGTHEKLMAEKGLYRRLHQADFVKEKQSRALI; encoded by the coding sequence ATGATTGAGAAATTCGGCCTGAGTAACTTCAAACTGACATTCAAACTGATTTGGCCTTTTCTGCTGAAACACTGGCCAGCTTATGCCGGCCTGTCCTTTACAATGGTCACCCGGATATTGCTGACGATCATATTCGCTTCTTTCTTCGGAAAAATCACAGACGCGGCAACCAGGGGCAACCTGGTCGGTCTGTCTAGGCTGACCTTCCTTGGTATCGCTCTGCTCCTGTCCATAATTCTGATTGGCTATCTGGATACATTTTTCGAATGTGCGGCGATATACGGCGTGAAACGCGACATGAAAATCGCTCTTTTCAGACATACGCTTCTCCTGCGTGCCGAAACAATCTCCTCAATCCGTTCGGGCGATTTTATCTCACGGTTCGATAACGACATGAATCAGATTGAAAATATGCTGGGCAGCCGTCTGGTCGACCTGCTTCGCCTTCCGCTGGTTTATCTTTGTGTTTTTATTTATCTTTTTCATATCAATTCTGTACTTTCACTGATTAGCTGGGCGATCGCACCTGCCGCGATCGCCGGGAGCGCGGTTTTTGGACTGCTGATGCGGCAAAACAGCCGTCAGATTAATAATCTTGCCGGTGACAATACCCAGATTGTAAGTGAAACGCTTCAGGGCTTTTCAGTACTCCGTTCCTTCGTTCTTGAGCGTGTTTTCTTTCAACGGTACACCAGACAGAATCATAATTTATACCATCTGGAGATGAAAAACGCAAATCTGCGCGGTCTTTATTATGCTGGCGGCCAGACCGCCGTCAGTGCAACATTTCTTGCCAGCCTTTGCCTTGGCGCCTATTTTGTTTCCAGAAATCAAATGACGGTCGGCGCTCTAGTCACCTTTATCACGCTCGTCGACCAACTGGTGTATCCTCTGACCGGTGCTGCCGGGAACTGGGCCGCATTTCAGAAGGCATCAGGATCGATCGAACGGATCCAGCATGTCTTTGATCTTCCGCTGGAAGCAGGCCGGCTTCCCGATCCAGGGACACTTCCCGCGATTCATCCTGTTTCCCCTCAGTCGATTGAATTTGATCGTGTCAGTTTTTGCTACAAACCAGACAAACCGGTACTCACTTATTTTAGCCTTTCAGTCCCTGCGGGGAAAAAAACGGCGATCGTCGGTTTCAGTGGTGCGGGAAAATCGACGCTCTTTTCTTTGTTATTAAATTTTTATCAGCCGCAATCAGGCGTCATTCGCATGAACGGGCATCCGATTAATGAAATGCCGCTTTCTGAACTGAGAAGATGCATTGCCCATGTGCCACAGGATCCCACGCTGTTCAACGGAACCATTCGGGACAACCTGCTTCTTGGCCGGGAAAGAAGCAGGTATGAAATTGAGCAGGCGGCCAAATCCGCATCCATTCATGACTTTATTCAATCTTTGCCCGATGGCTACGACACGCTGATCGGAGAACGGGGATTGCTTCTTTCAGGCGGTCAGAAGCAGAGACTGGCCATCGCGAGAGCGATGCTGAAAAATGCGCCGATTCTTCTTCTGGACGAGGCCACTTCATCTCTGGACGGGGAAACAGAGATGAAGGTAAAATCGGCCATTGATCAGCTTATGGCCGGCCGGACGACACTTGTCATTGCCCATCGCCTTTCGACGATTCGGAATGCGGATAAAATTGTGGTCATGAATAAAGGGGAAATTGTTCAGGAAGGAACTCACGAAAAATTGATGGCTGAAAAAGGTCTCTATCGAAGACTCCATCAAGCCGATTTTGTGAAAGAAAAGCAAAGCCGCGCATTAATATAA
- a CDS encoding S24/S26 family peptidase: protein MLDEHRRLSEKKIASAIRDELNRHGQMILTANGQSMFPYIQQSDICTFSRLEKDSALKRGCIVLYQNDSGRLIAHRYLRTNVSPDGWEYFLIKGDSNLYPDPPVAPGQLIGVLTGMKAAKHRLRISHLSDRAWCRMILDVPRLSWLINKYLNLRSRAKKKITIDFKRDFKRSKV, encoded by the coding sequence ATGCTTGATGAACACCGCCGCTTGTCTGAAAAAAAAATAGCCTCTGCAATCCGTGATGAACTGAATCGCCACGGGCAGATGATTCTGACTGCAAACGGACAAAGCATGTTTCCGTATATTCAGCAAAGCGACATCTGCACTTTTTCCCGGTTGGAGAAAGATTCTGCTCTAAAAAGAGGCTGCATTGTCCTTTATCAGAATGATTCCGGAAGGCTGATTGCCCATCGCTATCTGAGAACTAATGTCAGTCCAGACGGCTGGGAATACTTTCTCATCAAAGGAGATTCCAATCTGTATCCTGATCCTCCTGTAGCCCCTGGACAGCTGATCGGTGTATTGACAGGAATGAAGGCGGCAAAGCATCGACTCCGCATCTCGCATCTGTCCGATCGTGCATGGTGCCGGATGATTCTTGATGTTCCAAGGTTATCATGGCTCATCAATAAGTATCTCAATCTGCGAAGCCGCGCTAAAAAAAAGATTACCATCGATTTTAAGCGCGATTTTAAGCGATCCAAAGTTTAG
- a CDS encoding PqqD family protein, with protein sequence MESYYTRRRDCDTVEVDDEDSLMIINTDDSTVTHLNGTGSWCWSMLEERQNADSLAQSLLESQQKSDQSDTDFLELKKDIQAFLDKMVTCGLIENA encoded by the coding sequence ATGGAATCCTATTATACCAGGAGAAGAGATTGTGACACAGTTGAAGTGGATGATGAAGACAGCTTAATGATCATCAATACGGACGATTCAACCGTAACCCATCTGAACGGTACCGGAAGCTGGTGCTGGTCGATGCTGGAAGAACGGCAGAACGCCGATTCATTGGCACAGTCCTTGCTTGAAAGTCAGCAAAAATCGGATCAGAGTGACACGGATTTTCTTGAGCTGAAAAAAGATATTCAGGCGTTTCTTGATAAGATGGTGACTTGCGGGTTAATTGAAAATGCTTGA
- a CDS encoding glycosyltransferase, with protein sequence MQMIAKATAPRGRRFITIAYYISDYGYGHAARSVAIIRRLCREKNLDIKIIICHSFAYEFLNESLYDLISKDQVVMRRLTNDIGYVLKPYDLHPDADGLKIKYEQFVRGFSESARKETLFLKKNHVDLVISDIPPVPFTAARAASVPSIGISNFTWYTAYSGLLTEEERQPLLDSYQDMDYFFALAGSRERLWGRKGNESFGFFSRNIQLEEVKRIKRLVDPEAVKTIVFFGLGMKIEADNLASLKLWRSKDCVFLVSSNMAVIGENIHPIPGQDTESQNYIAASDIVISKPGWGTVAEAVSLHKQLILVTRDQMREDNDTVAYLRHPGRCVLVRWEDFHEFQITEEIHQEMGGQEKNRGEDSEDVVDHIAERICSIIGGD encoded by the coding sequence ATGCAGATGATAGCAAAAGCAACTGCGCCACGAGGCCGCCGGTTCATAACAATTGCCTATTATATTTCCGATTATGGATACGGCCATGCAGCCAGAAGTGTGGCGATTATCAGAAGGTTATGCAGGGAAAAAAATTTGGATATAAAAATAATAATTTGCCATTCTTTTGCCTATGAGTTTCTGAACGAGTCCCTTTATGATCTTATCAGCAAAGACCAAGTTGTTATGAGGAGGCTGACGAATGATATCGGATATGTTCTTAAGCCGTACGATCTGCATCCCGATGCAGATGGTCTAAAGATAAAGTACGAACAATTTGTTCGTGGTTTCTCCGAATCTGCCCGCAAGGAAACCTTATTCCTAAAGAAAAATCATGTTGATCTGGTGATCAGTGATATCCCACCTGTCCCTTTTACGGCAGCCAGGGCGGCATCCGTTCCGTCAATTGGAATCTCCAATTTCACCTGGTACACTGCATACAGCGGTCTATTGACAGAAGAGGAACGGCAGCCCCTGCTGGACAGTTATCAGGATATGGATTATTTTTTTGCATTGGCCGGGAGCAGGGAAAGACTGTGGGGGAGAAAAGGGAACGAGTCGTTTGGATTCTTTTCACGTAATATACAGCTGGAAGAAGTTAAAAGGATTAAACGTCTGGTTGATCCAGAAGCTGTCAAAACGATTGTATTCTTTGGACTGGGCATGAAAATAGAAGCAGATAATCTTGCCTCTTTGAAATTGTGGAGAAGTAAAGACTGTGTTTTTCTTGTTTCCAGCAATATGGCCGTCATAGGTGAGAATATTCATCCCATACCGGGCCAGGATACTGAATCTCAGAACTATATTGCTGCCAGCGATATTGTCATTTCAAAACCGGGATGGGGGACAGTTGCGGAGGCTGTGTCGCTTCATAAACAGCTGATTCTGGTTACTCGTGATCAGATGAGAGAGGACAATGATACAGTCGCTTATTTGCGTCATCCGGGAAGATGTGTTCTTGTAAGGTGGGAGGATTTTCATGAGTTTCAGATTACGGAAGAAATCCATCAGGAAATGGGCGGGCAGGAGAAGAACCGAGGAGAAGATTCAGAGGATGTCGTTGATCATATTGCGGAGAGAATCTGTTCGATTATAGGCGGAGATTAG
- a CDS encoding L,D-transpeptidase family protein: MKSNRKIVSLFVVCLLVVVLLFNGSDAEAQNNIYSKSVSEQIVDQMKTIRENKQLILVTASGYHKDSVTVQTFNRGKNNKWQRVLITTGIIGKSGFTHSFSEWSEGSPVGKYTITQAFGRYKNPGTNLPYHRISKSDVWVDNVHSKYYNTLQNMYRVHQYSEKMNIPQYDYGFVINYNTQRVRGKGSAVFFHIALGKYKYTLGCTAVSEENVVRIMKWLNPKDKPVIIQTVQSELNKF, encoded by the coding sequence ATGAAGTCAAATAGAAAAATAGTCTCGCTATTCGTGGTATGCCTGCTTGTCGTAGTACTGCTTTTTAATGGATCCGACGCAGAGGCGCAAAATAATATATATTCGAAATCAGTGAGTGAACAGATTGTCGATCAAATGAAAACAATAAGGGAAAATAAACAACTTATTCTCGTCACGGCAAGCGGATATCATAAAGACTCAGTGACCGTCCAAACCTTTAACAGGGGTAAAAATAATAAATGGCAGCGTGTGCTGATCACTACAGGAATAATAGGTAAGAGTGGATTTACGCACAGTTTCTCGGAATGGTCGGAAGGATCTCCGGTTGGCAAATATACGATTACACAGGCATTTGGACGTTATAAAAATCCGGGGACCAATCTCCCATATCATAGAATCAGCAAATCGGATGTATGGGTCGATAATGTTCACTCGAAATATTACAATACCCTGCAAAATATGTACCGTGTTCATCAATACAGTGAAAAAATGAATATTCCTCAATATGATTATGGATTTGTCATCAATTATAATACGCAACGGGTGAGGGGAAAGGGCAGTGCGGTGTTTTTCCATATCGCGCTCGGAAAATACAAATATACCTTGGGATGCACTGCGGTGTCGGAAGAAAATGTCGTCAGGATTATGAAATGGCTCAATCCGAAAGACAAACCGGTGATTATACAAACGGTGCAAAGTGAACTCAATAAATTTTAA
- a CDS encoding Ig-like domain-containing protein, with protein sequence MEKIKKLFFMLIASLFIFSFSLSTVDYNQAYAQSSGTESPVLISNESIDGNSSANTVTFDQKDRSNLIRSVEKSAHRLDYVKPFNPPVVKENMLQKSMLLRSVKQSEKLGASRTFQASNLVTNTYYPEKATLEYVGSHADVWVGDPQFTSADATRLGQEFDRIIYPLDVSNFGSAPNVDGSGKINILCFDIQDGFDPSNGYSDYDAGYFDPRDLFPNDPPYIENSNQTEIFYIDTNPSMGTGPTKDVTEAFSTLAHEFQHMINFNQKFLVQQHDPMDTWMNEGLSMAAEQIYAEQVNANAVLQDQIDDYNNDPDIADGHSLLYWDNSGDTIANYSLSYLFMEYLRIQCGQGNGIFRQLINDPHSNYVAVQDLIHKYIDPQMSFGKFMTDFRIALYLKRSTGRFGFHNEPGFQNIDPVVDTDDSSSVSLRSGGAIVKWMKLSSIPKTPQRNITYTNLADGRFNDTASPAIPKVYQVADNNTSVTGTAETRSVITVTSGSRQISIGNANSTGEYQVPIPTLKAGTLLEIYATDAAGNKSGAKSIKVIASSKPLSRSQVSIVNNRGADDRIYVNCLQKGDVIRLYNSQKHWLKTQTAKGSSTILYVHQLGSQSGNVYLSVTHPHLGTSNWTKVYFSGEISAALRSSQIKVYNYKHRYDQVRVYRIKKGDDIRVYNSRNRLIAQKISGGSSVTLYIRQLGRGKGHIYMTITHYHMRESSKTYAAFKGE encoded by the coding sequence TTGGAAAAAATAAAAAAGTTATTCTTCATGCTGATCGCTTCGTTGTTTATCTTTTCTTTTTCCCTAAGCACAGTCGACTACAATCAAGCGTATGCACAGTCATCCGGGACAGAGAGCCCTGTCTTGATCAGTAATGAATCGATAGACGGGAATAGTTCAGCAAACACTGTAACATTTGACCAGAAAGATCGCTCAAATCTGATCCGTTCTGTTGAGAAAAGTGCTCATCGGCTGGATTATGTAAAGCCATTTAATCCTCCAGTTGTCAAAGAAAACATGCTCCAAAAAAGCATGTTGCTTCGCTCTGTCAAACAATCTGAGAAGCTTGGCGCTTCACGCACATTTCAAGCTTCCAATCTTGTAACCAATACATACTATCCAGAAAAAGCAACTTTAGAATATGTGGGGTCGCATGCCGATGTTTGGGTCGGTGATCCACAGTTTACCTCAGCCGACGCCACAAGACTTGGCCAGGAATTTGACCGGATTATTTATCCCTTGGACGTTTCGAATTTCGGAAGCGCGCCGAATGTTGATGGGAGTGGTAAGATAAACATTCTTTGCTTCGACATTCAGGATGGATTTGACCCGAGCAATGGTTATTCCGACTATGACGCCGGATATTTTGATCCTAGAGACTTATTCCCGAACGACCCGCCCTATATAGAAAATTCAAATCAGACGGAAATTTTTTATATCGATACCAATCCATCAATGGGGACGGGGCCAACCAAAGATGTGACTGAGGCATTTTCAACGCTTGCTCATGAATTCCAGCATATGATTAATTTTAATCAAAAATTTCTGGTACAGCAGCATGATCCTATGGATACATGGATGAACGAAGGACTTTCGATGGCTGCAGAGCAGATCTACGCAGAGCAAGTCAATGCTAACGCTGTCCTGCAGGATCAAATTGATGACTATAACAACGATCCGGACATTGCCGATGGACATTCGCTTCTTTATTGGGATAATAGTGGAGATACGATTGCCAATTATTCATTGTCCTATCTGTTTATGGAGTATCTGCGCATTCAGTGCGGTCAGGGAAACGGTATCTTTAGGCAATTAATCAACGATCCGCACAGCAATTATGTGGCGGTTCAAGACCTGATCCATAAATATATCGATCCTCAAATGTCGTTCGGAAAGTTTATGACCGATTTTCGAATAGCATTATATTTGAAAAGGAGCACGGGCAGGTTTGGGTTTCATAATGAACCGGGATTTCAAAATATCGATCCAGTGGTTGATACTGACGACAGTTCCTCAGTCAGTCTGAGGAGTGGAGGGGCTATTGTCAAATGGATGAAGCTTTCATCCATTCCAAAGACACCTCAGCGAAATATTACTTATACAAATCTTGCAGACGGCCGTTTTAATGATACGGCCTCTCCAGCTATCCCAAAAGTGTATCAGGTGGCCGACAACAACACGTCGGTTACGGGTACAGCAGAAACCCGGTCGGTAATCACGGTAACATCAGGCAGCAGGCAAATCAGCATTGGCAATGCGAATAGCACTGGAGAATATCAAGTTCCGATTCCCACATTAAAGGCAGGGACATTGCTCGAAATCTATGCGACAGACGCCGCAGGGAATAAAAGCGGCGCGAAATCCATTAAAGTTATTGCAAGCTCGAAGCCTTTAAGCCGTTCTCAGGTGAGCATTGTTAATAATCGAGGAGCAGATGACAGAATTTATGTCAACTGTCTGCAGAAGGGCGATGTAATCCGTCTCTATAATTCCCAGAAACACTGGCTAAAAACCCAGACGGCCAAGGGGAGCTCAACTATACTGTACGTTCATCAGCTGGGCAGTCAGTCCGGGAATGTTTATTTATCAGTCACGCATCCTCATTTGGGGACCAGCAATTGGACAAAGGTGTACTTTAGCGGTGAAATCTCCGCTGCCTTAAGATCGAGCCAGATCAAAGTATATAATTATAAACACCGCTATGATCAAGTCAGAGTCTACAGAATTAAAAAGGGCGACGACATCAGAGTTTACAATTCCAGAAACAGATTGATTGCGCAAAAGATTTCAGGTGGCAGTTCAGTCACTTTATATATCCGCCAGCTTGGACGAGGCAAGGGTCACATTTACATGACAATCACACATTACCATATGAGAGAGAGCAGTAAGACGTATGCCGCTTTCAAAGGAGAATAA
- a CDS encoding glycoside hydrolase family 1 protein: MLVKLKDDFLWGTSVSSMQTEGAVNEGGKGPSVYDEPDLCVRGKASDWKIATDDYHRYDEDIAMMKEMHFNCYRFSISWSRVFPSGDGAVNEEGLKFYDSLIRRLKDNHIEPMICLYHFDMPAHLARKYNGFASRYVVDAFVRYGKIIIDRYKDQVKYWLTFNEQNIFGWDSSIGGCYLPPNEKLIYQVNHNALIAHARVVSYLHQKVPHALAGGMIAYQLRYPATTLPKDQLITQEIDERLNQFYFEVYANGKYPDYMVQYLKNHHCFPQFEQGDEKDLKDGKADFLSFSYYASSVISANRIPPNLPFFQFDQYGKIENALVGTTEWNWQIDPIGFRLALVKTANRYHLPVFPIENGMGVNEQRDEDGQINDFYRIDYHREHIDEMKRAIFEDGIDCLGYLSWGAIDIISSQGQMKKRYGFVYVNRDDSEIRDLKRIPKKSFYWMQKVVMTNGEDLR; this comes from the coding sequence GTGCTGGTGAAATTAAAAGATGATTTTTTATGGGGGACTTCTGTTTCATCGATGCAGACGGAGGGAGCAGTCAATGAGGGGGGAAAGGGTCCATCAGTTTATGACGAACCAGATCTTTGTGTCAGAGGTAAAGCATCGGACTGGAAGATAGCTACTGATGATTACCATCGCTATGACGAAGACATTGCCATGATGAAAGAAATGCATTTTAATTGTTACCGCTTTTCAATATCGTGGTCGCGGGTGTTTCCATCGGGAGACGGAGCCGTCAATGAGGAAGGTCTGAAGTTTTACGACAGTCTGATTCGGCGGTTAAAGGACAATCATATTGAACCGATGATTTGTTTGTATCACTTTGATATGCCTGCACATTTAGCGAGGAAATATAATGGCTTCGCCTCAAGGTATGTCGTCGATGCATTTGTTCGTTATGGGAAGATCATTATTGATCGTTATAAAGATCAGGTCAAGTACTGGCTGACTTTTAACGAACAGAATATTTTCGGGTGGGACAGTTCGATAGGCGGGTGCTATTTACCGCCAAACGAAAAGCTTATTTATCAGGTGAATCATAATGCGTTGATCGCTCACGCAAGAGTCGTCAGCTACCTGCATCAAAAAGTTCCTCATGCATTAGCCGGTGGAATGATTGCTTATCAGCTTCGCTACCCGGCAACAACACTGCCTAAAGATCAGCTGATTACTCAGGAGATTGATGAACGGCTGAACCAGTTTTATTTTGAAGTCTATGCCAACGGAAAGTATCCGGACTATATGGTTCAGTACTTAAAAAATCACCATTGCTTTCCACAATTTGAACAAGGCGATGAAAAAGATTTGAAAGATGGAAAGGCAGACTTCCTTTCTTTCAGTTATTATGCGAGCAGTGTCATCAGTGCCAATCGTATTCCGCCGAATCTCCCTTTTTTTCAATTTGATCAGTATGGGAAGATAGAGAATGCTCTGGTTGGAACAACCGAGTGGAACTGGCAGATTGATCCCATTGGTTTCCGTCTGGCACTTGTTAAAACAGCGAACCGCTACCATCTTCCGGTTTTTCCGATTGAAAATGGAATGGGGGTTAATGAACAACGTGATGAAGACGGGCAGATCAATGATTTCTATCGCATCGATTACCATCGTGAACATATTGATGAAATGAAACGGGCTATTTTTGAAGACGGTATTGATTGTCTCGGATATCTTTCATGGGGTGCAATAGATATCATAAGTTCTCAAGGACAGATGAAGAAGAGATATGGCTTTGTTTATGTCAATCGCGATGACAGTGAAATCAGAGACCTGAAGCGAATCCCTAAAAAAAGCTTTTACTGGATGCAAAAAGTGGTCATGACAAATGGGGAAGATCTCCGTTGA
- a CDS encoding PTS sugar transporter subunit IIC → MNFESGFLKRFTIFSQKLGAQVHLRSLRDAFATIMPLFILAGLAVLFNNVVILPTGFMSKIVPASVLTQWQTWGNLITNGTMNLSSIVIAGAIAYHLAVNKRFKNPIAAVINALSCSVVMLPLVAQVAAIAQPDRLVKVSGAISYAQIGTQGMFSGIVVGLLGTEIFMKLSKSKRLQFNLGNGVPPAVANSFRVMLPIIFSICLFSFVSFILQVYVHMDFVALVGILIQQPLKAVNTSLPGYLLIVACSNLLFSVGIHQAVLSGPLLDPVLLANMNENMKAFAAGQHIPNIINYSFHNIYSIMGGSGATFALLIAIFIFSKNRASRDVAKLSIAPGIFNINEPVIFGLPIVFNIPMMIPFILSPAISSVIAYLATYFGWMRPCVVMIAWTTPPFINSFLATAGDWRAPVVQLFIIVVLTLIYLPFLKVHDHLLELSAKKAAEESEKK, encoded by the coding sequence ATGAATTTTGAAAGCGGTTTCTTGAAAAGATTTACGATTTTTTCGCAGAAGCTAGGCGCCCAGGTTCATTTACGTTCTCTGCGCGATGCATTTGCAACGATCATGCCTCTTTTCATTCTGGCAGGCTTGGCTGTCCTGTTTAATAATGTTGTTATTTTACCCACTGGATTTATGTCAAAAATCGTACCGGCCAGTGTACTGACTCAATGGCAGACCTGGGGAAACCTGATTACTAACGGGACGATGAACCTGTCTTCAATAGTCATCGCTGGGGCGATTGCCTATCATCTGGCAGTCAATAAAAGATTTAAAAACCCGATTGCTGCAGTAATTAACGCCCTGTCGTGCTCCGTTGTGATGCTGCCCCTGGTCGCTCAAGTTGCTGCGATCGCTCAGCCGGATAGGCTTGTGAAGGTTTCAGGAGCCATTTCCTATGCACAGATCGGGACGCAAGGCATGTTTTCCGGAATCGTTGTGGGCCTGCTTGGGACAGAGATTTTCATGAAGCTGTCAAAGTCAAAAAGACTGCAGTTTAATCTGGGCAACGGTGTGCCGCCTGCTGTCGCCAATTCATTTCGTGTCATGCTACCTATTATCTTTTCAATCTGCCTGTTTTCTTTTGTTTCTTTTATTCTACAGGTCTATGTACACATGGACTTTGTGGCTTTGGTCGGCATATTGATTCAGCAGCCGCTTAAAGCAGTCAACACAAGTTTGCCTGGATATCTACTGATTGTGGCCTGTAGCAATCTGCTGTTTTCTGTCGGCATTCATCAGGCGGTGCTTTCAGGGCCACTGCTTGATCCGGTTTTACTGGCCAATATGAACGAAAATATGAAAGCATTTGCCGCTGGGCAGCACATCCCGAACATTATCAATTATTCATTCCACAATATCTATTCGATCATGGGTGGATCAGGAGCAACTTTTGCCCTGCTCATCGCAATCTTTATTTTTAGCAAAAACAGGGCGTCAAGGGATGTTGCCAAGCTTTCGATCGCACCTGGTATCTTCAATATCAACGAACCAGTCATTTTTGGGTTGCCGATCGTATTCAATATTCCGATGATGATTCCATTTATCTTGTCACCTGCTATTTCATCCGTTATTGCTTATCTGGCAACGTATTTTGGATGGATGAGACCTTGCGTGGTGATGATTGCCTGGACGACTCCACCTTTTATCAATTCGTTTCTGGCCACAGCGGGTGACTGGAGGGCCCCCGTTGTCCAATTGTTTATTATCGTTGTCCTTACGTTGATCTATCTGCCATTTTTGAAGGTTCATGATCATCTCTTGGAATTAAGTGCGAAAAAGGCGGCTGAAGAATCAGAAAAAAAGTAA
- a CDS encoding PTS sugar transporter subunit IIB, with product MIHILLACASGMSTSMVVKNMEKAARDKGIEAKIWAVPEVEVENEKDHVDVILLGPQVSFLEDEVKTMVNNKIPVAVIDMMDYGKMNGEAVLNQALELIGGGK from the coding sequence ATGATTCATATTTTGCTGGCCTGCGCGTCGGGCATGTCGACGAGCATGGTTGTCAAAAACATGGAAAAAGCGGCACGGGACAAGGGGATTGAAGCCAAAATCTGGGCTGTTCCTGAGGTTGAAGTCGAAAATGAGAAGGATCATGTGGATGTCATACTGCTCGGGCCACAGGTAAGTTTTCTTGAGGATGAAGTAAAGACTATGGTGAATAACAAAATTCCTGTGGCAGTTATTGATATGATGGATTACGGAAAGATGAATGGAGAGGCGGTATTGAATCAGGCACTTGAATTAATTGGAGGCGGCAAGTGA
- a CDS encoding PTS lactose/cellobiose transporter subunit IIA: MEGLEEKIFTIISNVGTAKGRYVAALNASKKGDISLANQLIKDGDKFLIEGHKIHSKLVQQEASGEGESISLLLIHAEDQFMSAETVKLLVKELIEVYGKINKLGIS; encoded by the coding sequence ATGGAAGGGTTAGAGGAGAAAATTTTTACAATCATCAGCAATGTCGGCACAGCCAAAGGAAGATATGTTGCAGCACTGAATGCGAGCAAAAAAGGCGACATATCTTTGGCAAATCAGCTAATAAAAGATGGAGATAAGTTTCTCATTGAAGGGCATAAAATTCATAGCAAATTAGTACAGCAGGAAGCATCGGGAGAGGGTGAGAGCATTTCTCTTTTGCTGATTCATGCAGAGGACCAATTCATGAGTGCCGAAACAGTGAAACTTTTGGTTAAAGAGCTCATTGAAGTTTATGGCAAGATCAACAAATTAGGTATTAGCTGA
- a CDS encoding GntR family transcriptional regulator — protein MVQHKNIANILEKRIQNHVYPPLSQIPTQNELADEFNTSRVTIKKAIDTLIAEGLLVSNRGSGTFVMSNPLINEMNFSGKSYTGLTATMGEEKDRISSAIIKFESDFPNSRLQKILLLGETSPIYHIIRLRNLDNEPFQLEHTFMPIDVIPGVNKEILFHSIYSYIQDSLGLKIGSSYRIIKAVKPDELDITYLDCKTDDPILEVEQVVYLDNGVPFEYSRSRHRYDKGGIVINNQIDL, from the coding sequence ATGGTACAGCATAAAAATATAGCCAACATTCTTGAAAAAAGAATACAAAACCATGTCTACCCTCCCTTATCCCAGATTCCGACACAAAATGAATTGGCGGATGAGTTTAATACAAGCAGGGTGACCATTAAGAAAGCCATCGATACCTTAATCGCTGAAGGATTATTGGTTAGCAATCGTGGATCAGGGACATTCGTTATGTCCAATCCTCTTATCAATGAAATGAATTTCAGCGGTAAAAGCTATACGGGATTAACAGCAACCATGGGTGAGGAAAAAGACAGAATATCCAGTGCTATTATTAAGTTTGAAAGTGATTTTCCAAATTCAAGACTTCAGAAAATCTTGTTGCTGGGAGAAACAAGCCCAATCTATCATATTATCCGGTTACGCAACTTAGACAATGAACCCTTTCAACTGGAGCACACTTTTATGCCCATTGATGTCATTCCCGGAGTAAACAAGGAAATACTCTTTCATTCCATTTATTCGTATATCCAGGACTCCCTCGGCCTTAAAATAGGCAGCAGTTACCGGATCATCAAGGCCGTAAAGCCGGATGAACTGGATATCACCTATCTGGACTGCAAAACTGATGATCCGATTCTCGAAGTGGAACAGGTAGTATATCTGGATAATGGTGTACCCTTCGAATATTCTCGGTCGAGGCATCGTTACGACAAGGGCGGCATCGTGATTAATAATCAGATTGATTTGTGA